The DNA window CCTCCTGGCCCGTTTCAGAAGCAGTCCTGATCGAGAACATGAGATGAGCCTCAATCGGCTCATCTTCTTGAGCCTGATTGCCGCTTATACCTTCTGGATCAACCCGTCCGTGCCGCGGGAGGCGCTGATCGCTGCCACCGTGTTTGCGTTCGTCTCCGCCGGGATCGTCATCCATATCCTGATCCGGCCGCTCCAATCGACCGCTCGGCGCATCGTGGCCATCGTCAGCGACCTCGCCACCCTGTCGTTCCAGCTGCGCTATGTCGGGGAGACGTCGTCGGTCCTGTTTCTACTGTACCTTTGGATCACCTTCGGGAACGGATTCCGCTTCGGGGTCCGCTTCCTGTATATCGCCATGGTGGTCTCGGCGGTCTGCTTCACCGCGGTCATCTACACCACGCCGCGGTGGCACGACGACATGTACCTGTCGGCGACCCTGCTGCTCAGCCTCATCGTGCTTCCGCTCTATGCAAGCACGCTGATCCGCAAGCTCTCCAACGCGAAGGCCCAGGCGGAGGCCGCCTATCGGGCAAAGACGCTCTTCCTCGCAAGCGTCAGCCATGAGCTGCGAACGCCCCTCAATGCGATCATCGGCCTGTCCAGCCTGATGGCCGGGACGAACCTCGATTCCGAGCAACGCGGGATCATCCGCACGATCGGCTCGGCCGGGGATACCCTGCTCCGGCAGATCAACAGCATCCTGAACCTGTCCCGGATCGAGTCGGGCCAGATGCCCATGGAGAAGGCCGATTTCGATCTCCTGGAAGTCCTCTCGACCGCGCGGGCCATGATGCTCGCGCAGGCGCATCAGAAGGGCCTTCGCCTGACCATCCACCTGGCGCCCGGAACGCCGACATACATTCATGGCTCACGGCACCACCTTGAGGAGATCCTCCTCAATCTTCTCGGCAATGCGGTCAAATTCACCGACAGCGGGTCCGTCACGCTCGACGCGCGGCCGTTCGATAAGGACGACGGGCATTTCATTCGCTTCGCCGTGTCCGACACCGGCATCGGCATTGCTCCGCATGCGCTCGGCAGGATCTTCGAGAGCTTCACCCAGGCGGACGAGACCATCATCAACCGCTATGGTGGAACCGGCCTGGGCCTTTCGATCTGCAGGCAGCTGATTACCGCCATGGGAGGCACGATCGGCGTCGACAGCCAGGAGGGCCATGGCAGCTCCTTCTGGTTCACCCTTCCGGTCGGCACGCCCGAGGAGAGGAACCCGGAAGAACAACGGCTGGATGGGTTCCGGCGCCTGCTGATCTGCTCGAATGCGGATCTGGCCCGCAGCATCGCGCCGCGCCTCGGCAAACCAGATCAGATCCCTGTCGTTCGAACGCTGGCGGATGCCAGGGAGTACGCGAAGCAGCACAGTGGCGGGGAATGGCTGGTCTTCTACTACAGCGACCTGCCCGACGATCTCCTCGCCGATGACATCGAGCGGGCGAACCTGGCGGCGCATCCGGTGCTGATACGCCCCCGTCGATCGGAGACGGCTTCGAACACGAGACTCGTCCGGGTATCCAGCAGCCTGCTTCCACTCGACTTCACGTCCGATGAAGCACGGGTCGCTTCCCTCGCCGCCGCGGCGCAGACGTCAATGGCTCAATCGATCTGGGGTGGTTCCAGCGACATCGATCTTCCGGTGGCGTCCAAGCGCCTCTCGATCCTCGTCGCGGACGACAACTCGACGAACCGCATGGTGATCACGAAGATCCTGGAACGCGGCGGGCATTCCACGCGCTGCGTCACGAACGGAGAGGATGCGCTCGACCTGCTCGCGACGGAGAGCTTCGACTTCGTCATCATGGATATCAACATGCCCATCATGACTGGCTTGGAGGCAACGAAGATCTTCCGGTTCACGGAGCCGTCGGGTGTCCGCATGCCCATCGTCGCCCTGACGGCCGATGCGACACCGGAGATCGTCGCCCGGACTCTCGAGGCGGGCATGGACGCGTGCCTGACGAAGCCGGTTCAGCCGGCGACCCTTCTCAAGATGATCGACGAGAGGGCCGGCTCTCGGACGGATAGTGGGCAATCGGCCATCGAGGAAATTCCCGTTCCGTCGCCAACAGGCCAGAACCGCTTGGTCGACGAACCTGTTCTTGCAGAACTGGAGCAGCTCGGCGGTCGGGATTTCGTTCTCAGCCTCGTGGAGGAATTCTTCCTGGATGCCGATCATCTCGTCGCCGAGTTGCGGTCGGCGGCAGCCACAGGAGACTCCCACCGGTTTCGCCTTGAAGCTCACGGGTTGCAAAGCGCGTCAGCCAATGTCGGAGCGAGAACGGTACATGAGATCTGTGTTGGCTGGCGAAAGATCACGAGCGCCGACCTTGTGCGCAGCGGGACAGAACAGGTTGACCACTTGGCGCTTGAGCTTGAGCGCACTCACGCCGAGCTAAAGCAATTTCTGAGCGTTAGACCTTTTCCAACGAAGACAACCGGTCTCATTCACTAGCGTTCTGCCCGCTCAATCCGGTCCTGTGAAGCAGTCGATTATTCTGCTGTTTGATTGGACCGCGGTGCGTAGCTCATGCTGCTATGATCATTGCTATCTTGGCAGCTGGAAAAGTCTCCACGTTGTTCAAGCCAGATCTGCGAGGCCACAGACCTGTTCCGTCTCTTCCAACATCTGGGAGATGGTGTCTTGCACCCCATGTACTTGCCATTCCTGTGTCAGTGCGCCGGAATGGAAGCAGCTGAGTCAGGTTTCCATCAGGTAAGGTGTCATGTTGGTAGACCCTTGCTCCTGCACGTCGCTGAGTCTTCCTCGTGGTCGGTTCGGATAAGGGCGCGCGCCGGCGACAGCTGCCGCGGCCCGGTTGTTGACTCCAAAGTACCGGAAGATCGCCGCCATGTGAATTTTGACGGTGCCCTCCCCCAGCTTGAGGGCTAGCGCTATTTCCTTGTTCGACTTTCCCTGCACAAGAAGATCGAGGACGTCTCGTTGACGCGCAGTCAGAAGATTCTCTTGGGATGTTGGAGCTGAGGACTTGTGGGCATGATGTGGCTGATCCTTCGGCTCTGAAGGGTTCGTATCTTGCGGGGACGAAAGATTAGCCAGGCATGGCGGCACATAGATCCCACCCTCGAAGACGATGTGCAGCGCTTTTACAAGGTCCGCAACTGGCAAGCTCTTTAGGAAATACCCATGAACGCCCGCCTCAAGCGCCAAAAGGATATCTTGGCGCGCATTCGACATGGTGATCACGGCGACGCGGGTATTTGGAAAGCACTCACGCACAGCGCGCAAATTGGTTGGCGTCCGCATCGCCGGCATCGAGAGGTCAAACAGGGCCGTCTCAATCAGCCTGTTCTCGGTGAGACGCTCCAATGCTTCATCGAGCGACGAAGCTTCGATAACTTCGGAAAAGTTAAAGTGACGGGTCAGGATCGCCGCTACAGCAACTCTGAAATATGCGTCGTTGTCGGCGATAAGCCCCACACGCCCGCCCGTACTCATGGAAAGATGCCCCTTAAATATGTCTTCTGAGCTTACGATAAGGCCGTACGATTAATTTCTTGTATGCAACATAATCCAAATTGTCGCATAAGCTCCGAGGGAGCTGAGCTATCAGAACTTTATATCCAGATCCGTTCTGACGGCCTGTGAACCTGCATAAGAAGACGGTTGTTGCCTTTGTCGGGCTCACCGAGGCAGAGGTGCGCGGGGCGGAGGCACGAATTGAGCGATGCTCAATGGGAACTCATGGCCGATCTGATGCCCAGTTCTGGTCCAAGGGGCGGCGGGCGCTGGCGGGATCACCGGCAGGTGGTCAACGGGCTGATGTGGAAGCTGTGTACCGGCGCAGTGGCGTGATCTGCCTGAGCGGTACGATCCTTGGCAATCAGTCTACGAGCGCCTGACGCGCTGCCGCCGGGAGGAGTTGTGCGACCGGATCCTGGATCGGCCTCCGGCTCAAGCTGGATGCCGAGGGACGGATCGACCTGGATCTATGCTGCATCGGCAGAGCTTCGGTGCGGGCCAGCCGCTCGGCGGCCGGTGCCCGTAGAAAGGGGATCCGCAGGAGCCGGATGACCATGCGCTCGGCTTCTTGCGCGGCGGCTCCGGCACCAAAATTGAGCTGGTGAGCGATGGCGCCGGCCTGTCGCTGGCCTTTACGTTCACACCCGGGCAACGGCACGAGGTGCCGGTGTTCGAGCAGCCCCTGAGAGCCGTCCGCCTGCCCAACCCGAGAGGCCGTCCGACCACGCTCCCCAAGCACTTGGCGGGTGACAGGGCCTACAGCTACCGGCCTGTGTACCGTTATCTGCGGCGGCGCCATATTCGACCCGTGATACCGCCCGGCGCCGGCGGCAACATTGGGGGCTGCGCGCGAGCCTTCAATCCAGACCTTTACAGCAGACGCAATGTGATCGAACGCTGTGTCGGATAGCCGAGAAGTTGCCGCTCCATTGCCACCTGGCCCGAGACGCTCGCCGCCAACTTCGTTGCGATGGTGAAGCTTGCTTTCCTGCGCCAGTCCGTGCGCATAATTAGGCTGTCAGACAGGGTCAGATGTGAAGGGCAAAAACATATTGTTATGAAATAAAATTTAAATCCTTTTTGCCCGCGGCCCTTGTCCAAGGGGGCCTAGAAGCGAGCTTATTTTGCCCTTGTAAACGGCACTGCCGGGCCTGAGTCGGAAAGTGGGATGCTTCTAAGACGGGACAAGCTTGGCGGTGGTATCTTTGCTTGAGCCCAAACGCGTAGTGGTTATGCGGGGTCGTTTGCTGTTGGCGATAAGTTTCGTGATCCCCCATGATTTCCAGATAGATTAACCCGAATTCATCTTGCTTCAGCAGAATGTCACTCAGATCAGCTGAGCAATCCATGAATCCAAATTCGCAGCCGTTGCGCAGTACAACCGTGTCCAGTTATTGCTCAACGTTATGTCACTGAAAGCTCGTTTCTATTCAGAATCCAACGGTTCCTCCGATAGGCCCACTGGAAGAACGCCTCGCGGACGGTTGGGATAGGGACGCGCTCCTGCCACGGCAGCGGCAGCTCGGTTGTTCACACCGAAGTAGCGGAAGATTGCCGCCACATGTATTTTGACAGTCCCCTCCCCCAGTTTGAGGGCCAAGGCTATCTCCTTGTTTGACTTTCCTTGCACAAGAAGGTCCAAAACGTCCCGCTGACGTGCCGTGAGGCTGTTTGCTACTGTGCTTGGGTGCACGGTGCTTTCTAGTCTCACGGGCATCTGGGGCTGCGGTGGGGTGTCCGCGGCTGCCGTAGAAATGTCAGCCAGACACGGAGGCACATAGACCCCGCCGTCTAAGATTACCGTGAGAGCCTTTACAAACTCTGAAACAGGTAGGTTCTTGGGCACATAGCCGTGCACACCCGCTTCTAATGCAGAGAGAATGTCTTTCCGCTCGTTCGTGGTGGAGATCACGATGACACGTGTGGCCGGAAAGCACTCCCTCAAGGCCCGCAGGTTTGTCAGAGTGCGCATCCCTCCCATCGAGAGGTCAAACAATGCGCTTTCGACTTGCTTGTTCTCGCTCAAATACTCCAAGGCCTCATCGAGAGACGATGCCTCTGCTACCTCTGTGAAGTTGAAATAACGCGTCAGGATTGCCGCTGCCGCGATCCTAAAATAAGAGTCATTGTCGGCAACGAGGCCTAAGCGGCGGTCAGCGCTCATTGGAACCCACCATAAGTTATACTTGCCACCTACCTAGCACCCATCTCGGTTATTTTTTCGTATTCTCGCCCAAGTTTTGCCTGCTTCACGCGAGTCGGGAACCTAAAACCAAGGAGCGCATTGGCACCCGCCCCCGATTTCATCGACGCAGTGCGCTGCTTCCTCTAAGTGGTTCATCCGGTAAGCCATGCCGCCCTCAGTGGCAGGGTGACTCCGGGCGGATGACGTGGCGGACGGCGGCGTCGACCCCAGACGAAGAGATGGTTATGCGCATTCCATTAGACCGTGGCGAGGCGAAACGCCTCGAGGATCACGACCCAGCTCCCGACCCGCTAGCCCCAGCGAGCGCAGAATTTTCCGCCAGGGCTCGATCAGGTTGCGCTAAGCGGCGTCCTTGGGCTGGAACACTATCTCCTGACGCGGGTGCGCGAGCACAAACAGCAACACGTCCGTGGCGCGACGCGAACTCAGATTATCCATGATGTCGTAAACCCATTCGCTCGTGCGCGAGGATCAGGTCCAAACGTGGTCGAGGAGGTCAACCCAACACGCGCCGCTCTGTCCTGGATACGGATGCGTGAAGGCTTCGCCGGTGGCCGGACGATAAGCGTCAACGACATAGCCCTTGGCGCGCCGACCGTCGTCAATCTCCTGTCTCCCGTGCTCGGCTGGTCGCGTCCGGTTCTGCACCAGGGCACAGCCGGCACAGCTCTTGGCGCTCACCGGCCCGATCTGGTCGAGGCAGATCACACAACTGCCCACAGGTGGTGAGGTATAGAGCGTTTCGATCGCCCCCATTTTGCCACGAAGGTCGGATCGCCCCACTCCCCGAACCAGGTCTCGTGCCTGCGGCAGCGCAAACCCTCTTCGCGTTCGTCGATGCGACTGCGCTGCATCGCGGTGCCGTTCTGCTCGTGCAGGTAAGTGGCCACTCGATCCAAGGTTCAGGCGGCAAAAGGCAGGACGAGAGTCTCTGGCTTCGTGAGCGGCCTAGCGACCACGGTGGTCGTCTTCTCGGGCGTCTAGGTTGGCCGGCGGCCCGAGCGGTATCAATGCTTGAGCGCTTCCAGTCCTTCCGAATTGAACCGGCGGTTGCGCTTGTGAACGGCCCCGCCATCCAGGTCGATCCAGGCGGCAGTCTGCCGGATGCACCGCTTAGCGGCCGTTTGAGATTAGCTAGGGGTATGCGATGCGTCGGACGATGAGGCTGCTCATGGCCGCTCGGATCACGCCTCCAAGACATCGCAGCACTCCTCATAGTCCCGCACCAACCGGCACCAACGCGTCATCCACCGAACGTTCGCTCCACCACTCACTGGCGTGCGAACCTCTTGAAAGCCGCTCGGGCGGGTCGGCGGCTCGGATTACATCTGCATTTGGGTACCTCCGGTCCACCGGTGCTGCGGGACCGACAGCTTCCATCCGAGCGCTCTGCGCCACCACTCGTTCAGCCCATGATACGCCGTGTCGGCCCACAGGCGCTCAATGACCGACAACGGATGATGCAAACCCAGCAACCGCAGTTCGACCGTTGCGCGAGCACGGACGTCGTCCGGCTGCCCATCGTTCTTCAGCAGAGTGCCTTGCGGATCAACCAGACGATGGCGCTTGCAGCCCTTGACCTTTTTAGCGCCATCGTACCCCCGTGGTCCGCCGATCTTGGTGATCTTGACTGATTGGCTGCAGATGATCGCCGCTGTCGGCTGTGGATAGCGGCGGATCCGACAGCGATAACTCTCCCGCAGCGCCCACGTCACCTGCTCCCAGGTGCAGTCCTCGCGCCACTGAGCGTAATGGCAGAACACGGCGTAACGAAGGAGATACCCATGCGCCAGCAGCCGCATCTGGGCTCCCGTGCGCAGCAGACAAAAAATTGCGTCGACGATGTGCCGTAACGGATAGGTCTGTCGCCGCCCGGCCGGATGGCTGTGAGGAACGGGAGGCTCGAGCAGCGCCCACTCGGCATCGGTGAGATCGGTGGCGTAGGAACAGACATTTATGGCGGGGCTCCCAGACCATCAAATAGCCCTCCTCCGCCTCAGCGGCCCAGCACCAAACTTTTTCTGAATCAATGACTTACATTAAGCGATAAAATCACGCGCCGGCATCTCTGCGGTGATCACTCATCGAAGTAACATTATTTTAGTCCTTTCGGACGCCGCAGATAACGCTGAATGTCGGGTACCTCACTTCACGCAAATGCCACAATAAAGCGACCACAGAATATACATATTTGGCAGCCACCTATCCGGAAGAGCGCATTCAAAATTATCGGTGCTCGTTGCAAAACCATCAGACTCGAACGGAAGCTGAGAGAATACGGTCACCTATGCAGGACACAATACGCAGCCTTGATCATAGAGTTGAACATGTGGCACGCGAGTTTTATCGTTCCGTTGAGCCCCAAGACGCATGGGACCACGAGCCTGACGAACTCAGGAACTACTTTCGTCGATGTGCGCTGAAAGCGATTGAGTTCCAAGCCTATCACGCCCGTGTCGAGCAGCAATCGCAAGCATACGGATCCGACCACTAGTCGATAGAAACCACACGTCGAATTTTTCTACAAAACAGTTTTGGCCTTGGAGATCATTTGCGAACTTGATGCTGTAACTCCTGGGCACTGAATATACCGACCAAGTCGGTTTAGATCCTTGGAGAAAGGCGAGAGACTTCAAGCGAGACCTGGAAAACCAGCCGAGCCTGATACATGTCTATCATGTCAGAGGTGATGCCTTCGCGGCGCGCAAGAAAGTCCATGAGATACGTATCCTTTGTGATAACATCGAGAATGGCCAACATATACAACGGTGACTGAGGAGCGTCTCGTCGAGTTCCCAGCCAACGGTCACCCAGGCGCAGAAAGCACTGAAGGCTTTTCTCATCGGACATGATGGACTCTAGGATCCTAGCAACCGCAGCTTTTATTTGATCCATTTCCGCATCAGAGGCAGAAGTATAATCAAGCTGCGCCATCATGTGACGGGAGCTGCGAAGGCTGGATGGGTCTTGCATGTATATCAACTCCGGCGGGTGCATCACTTAGATTGCGGAAGACGGTTTTCTTGGATCCCTTAGGCTCGCTGATTATCGACTTTCCAGTTCAACGTAGTCTCACGATTGATGGCATGCAGCCTTGATTCATGTAGCCGAGTATAGAATTGCCATGGACAGTTCAGCATTCCGTGGAGTTTGACTGACGACCAATCGCCAACGCCTCGCAAAGTTACCGTGAGTGGAAGGCCACAAGAGCTCGGAACCTCATCCTCGGCTCGATCCACAGCCTGCCTTCGACCCAGACCGCCCGACATCTATGCGGTGAGAATAAGACATCAGCAGTCGACCATCCGCGTTCACGCAATCAGCTCCTGACCGAACCAAGGCATGACCGCACTCAGCATTCCGTATTTGAGCACGCACGAGCCTTACCCCTCTGACATGGACGCCGAGACTATTCTGCCGTCTTATTCTTCGAACGCTTTAGAAGAAACGGAAATCATCAGCGCCCAGCATAGCCATTTTCGTGTTGAGGAGCACCAACGATTGAGCTGGGCCCTTGATGAAGACATCATCAACCCGGCCGTCCTTGTCTGCATCGATCACGCTGCTGGCCTTGCGCACTGCCTTGAAGTCCGCGAACAACCCTTTAGACACCATGATGATGTCCTGATCTCCTGACCTGGCATCCTGGAAGTCAAGCACCAGGTCATGGCCGGAAGACTTGTGGAACTTGTAGAAATCCCGGCCGGAGCCGCCCTTCAGCACGTCGTTGCCGCCCCGGCCGTCGAAGGTCTGCGAACCAGACGAACCGATCATGATGTTGTCCAGTGCGTTTCCGGTTCCGACCACTCCCTTTGCCATAAGAGTGAGGTTCTCGACATTGCTGGATAGCGTGTAGCTCATCCACGTGTACACGGTATCGATGCCGCCCCCAGCATGCTCAGACACCTTGCTTTGCGGTGTCTTCACATAGTAGAGATCATCACCAGCTCCCCCAGCCATGACCGTCTTCACGTCGTTCTTACCCCATAAGGCGTCATCATTTGAGGTGCCTGATAAGGCCGAACCTGAGGCGTAGAGGCTCTTGGTCGGCGCAGCACCGAACGGAAGTGCTTTACCCTTCGAATTGAGTACGTGAGCATTTATTGCCGGAGTAGGTTTCGTCTGAAGCGGCTGAAGTGGCGCTTCGTTCAAACCCTGGATTGTGATCGCAATGCTCGTGTGGGCGCTACCATCGATCGACTGAACCTCGAAGGTGTCGATCAGTTGCTGGCCGTTGTTGAGAGACTGAATCGAACTCAAGGCGTTGTCGGCGGAGTACGACCAGCTACCGTCGGCGGTGATCACGAACGTTCCAAGTGCCGACGTCAGAGTACCTGACTGTACACCGGCTTCGCCCGGATCCAAATCAGACACCGTGAGCTTACCCGAGGCCTTCAACACCGCGGCAGAGTCTTCGATGATCGTGCGACTGAAATCCCCCGTGATCGTTGCAACCCGGTTTGGGACAGGTTGCGTGATGTTAGTGGTCTGGGTTGAGGTGACAGGCTGCGTGGCAGTCAATGTCGGACCATTGGCGAGCGATACCGGGTTAAAGAATGCGAATTGCTCCGCCGAAAGCTTGTCGATGGTGATGTTGGCGAACTTGAGCGCTTGATCGGCATCAAGCCGCAGGAACACATCCGCGCCGACCTGGGTAAGGAAGGGCTTAACGTCCTCG is part of the Microvirga terrae genome and encodes:
- a CDS encoding ATP-binding protein, with the protein product MSLNRLIFLSLIAAYTFWINPSVPREALIAATVFAFVSAGIVIHILIRPLQSTARRIVAIVSDLATLSFQLRYVGETSSVLFLLYLWITFGNGFRFGVRFLYIAMVVSAVCFTAVIYTTPRWHDDMYLSATLLLSLIVLPLYASTLIRKLSNAKAQAEAAYRAKTLFLASVSHELRTPLNAIIGLSSLMAGTNLDSEQRGIIRTIGSAGDTLLRQINSILNLSRIESGQMPMEKADFDLLEVLSTARAMMLAQAHQKGLRLTIHLAPGTPTYIHGSRHHLEEILLNLLGNAVKFTDSGSVTLDARPFDKDDGHFIRFAVSDTGIGIAPHALGRIFESFTQADETIINRYGGTGLGLSICRQLITAMGGTIGVDSQEGHGSSFWFTLPVGTPEERNPEEQRLDGFRRLLICSNADLARSIAPRLGKPDQIPVVRTLADAREYAKQHSGGEWLVFYYSDLPDDLLADDIERANLAAHPVLIRPRRSETASNTRLVRVSSSLLPLDFTSDEARVASLAAAAQTSMAQSIWGGSSDIDLPVASKRLSILVADDNSTNRMVITKILERGGHSTRCVTNGEDALDLLATESFDFVIMDINMPIMTGLEATKIFRFTEPSGVRMPIVALTADATPEIVARTLEAGMDACLTKPVQPATLLKMIDERAGSRTDSGQSAIEEIPVPSPTGQNRLVDEPVLAELEQLGGRDFVLSLVEEFFLDADHLVAELRSAAATGDSHRFRLEAHGLQSASANVGARTVHEICVGWRKITSADLVRSGTEQVDHLALELERTHAELKQFLSVRPFPTKTTGLIH
- a CDS encoding LuxR C-terminal-related transcriptional regulator; this translates as MSTGGRVGLIADNDAYFRVAVAAILTRHFNFSEVIEASSLDEALERLTENRLIETALFDLSMPAMRTPTNLRAVRECFPNTRVAVITMSNARQDILLALEAGVHGYFLKSLPVADLVKALHIVFEGGIYVPPCLANLSSPQDTNPSEPKDQPHHAHKSSAPTSQENLLTARQRDVLDLLVQGKSNKEIALALKLGEGTVKIHMAAIFRYFGVNNRAAAAVAGARPYPNRPRGRLSDVQEQGSTNMTPYLMET
- a CDS encoding transposase, translated to MSDGAGLSLAFTFTPGQRHEVPVFEQPLRAVRLPNPRGRPTTLPKHLAGDRAYSYRPVYRYLRRRHIRPVIPPGAGGNIGGCARAFNPDLYSRRNVIERCVG
- a CDS encoding LuxR C-terminal-related transcriptional regulator → MSADRRLGLVADNDSYFRIAAAAILTRYFNFTEVAEASSLDEALEYLSENKQVESALFDLSMGGMRTLTNLRALRECFPATRVIVISTTNERKDILSALEAGVHGYVPKNLPVSEFVKALTVILDGGVYVPPCLADISTAAADTPPQPQMPVRLESTVHPSTVANSLTARQRDVLDLLVQGKSNKEIALALKLGEGTVKIHVAAIFRYFGVNNRAAAAVAGARPYPNRPRGVLPVGLSEEPLDSE
- a CDS encoding transposase, producing the protein MNVCSYATDLTDAEWALLEPPVPHSHPAGRRQTYPLRHIVDAIFCLLRTGAQMRLLAHGYLLRYAVFCHYAQWREDCTWEQVTWALRESYRCRIRRYPQPTAAIICSQSVKITKIGGPRGYDGAKKVKGCKRHRLVDPQGTLLKNDGQPDDVRARATVELRLLGLHHPLSVIERLWADTAYHGLNEWWRRALGWKLSVPQHRWTGGTQMQM